The following coding sequences lie in one Euhalothece natronophila Z-M001 genomic window:
- the adhP gene encoding alcohol dehydrogenase AdhP gives MGNTMKAALVEEFGKPLQLKEVEIPKPEAGQALVKLEVSGVCHTDVHAADGDWPIKPNLPFIPGHEGVGHVVEVGPNVTHLKEGDHVGIPWLHTSCSYCEYCVSGRENLCLSQENTGYSVNGTFAEYVLADADHATKIPQPLDSAQAAPILCAGVTTYRGLKETNTKPGDWVVISGIGGLGHLGVQYAKAMGLHVIALSRTPEKLELARQLGAEETINVTETDPGQAVQDKIGGAHGALVTAVSTQAFQQAVSTLRRGGTLSMVGLPPGEFPLSIFEMILKGIDIRGSIVGTRTDLREALQFGAEGKVKAQIETQPLDHVNTIMERLKNGDVNGRVVLSIT, from the coding sequence ATGGGTAATACGATGAAAGCCGCCCTAGTCGAAGAATTTGGCAAACCCCTCCAACTAAAGGAAGTAGAGATTCCTAAACCAGAGGCTGGGCAAGCTCTTGTGAAACTTGAGGTGAGCGGAGTTTGTCATACCGATGTTCATGCTGCTGATGGAGATTGGCCCATTAAACCCAATCTTCCCTTTATTCCTGGACATGAAGGGGTTGGTCATGTTGTAGAAGTAGGCCCAAACGTAACTCATTTAAAAGAAGGAGATCATGTGGGAATCCCTTGGTTACATACCTCTTGTTCTTATTGCGAGTATTGTGTCAGTGGGCGAGAAAATTTATGTCTCTCTCAAGAAAATACAGGGTATAGTGTCAATGGAACATTTGCCGAGTATGTTCTAGCCGATGCCGATCATGCCACTAAAATCCCGCAACCTCTAGACTCAGCACAAGCTGCTCCAATTCTATGTGCAGGGGTTACTACCTATCGGGGACTGAAAGAAACCAATACCAAACCCGGAGATTGGGTTGTTATTTCTGGCATTGGCGGACTTGGTCATTTAGGAGTGCAATATGCCAAAGCGATGGGGCTTCATGTTATTGCCTTATCTCGTACCCCAGAGAAGTTAGAATTAGCGAGACAATTGGGGGCTGAAGAAACAATTAATGTCACTGAAACTGACCCCGGTCAAGCAGTTCAAGACAAAATTGGTGGCGCTCATGGGGCATTGGTAACTGCGGTTTCAACACAGGCTTTTCAACAAGCTGTGAGTACTCTTCGGCGAGGTGGAACTCTTTCTATGGTGGGATTACCGCCCGGTGAATTTCCCCTTTCTATTTTTGAGATGATTTTAAAGGGAATTGATATTCGCGGTTCTATTGTCGGAACTCGTACTGATTTACGTGAGGCTTTACAATTTGGAGCGGAAGGAAAAGTTAAAGCTCAAATCGAGACGCAACCTTTAGATCATGTCAATACAATTATGGAACGTCTGAAAAATGGAGATGTTAATGGACGGGTGGTATTAAGTATTACCTAG
- a CDS encoding c-type cytochrome produces the protein MTRLFKISLIFLLTIAVIIPISSCELDQQTQDITPISELSPPENEAVAEEIINYRREQMQGLSAHYRSLEAIIDENAPFSDQALIHVESLMAINQFLTQGFPPETAMEEGEWGAKPLIWDEPDEFTAIVVAFQDRLASLKSAITEQASQEEVSEALNQARQQCLDCHQVYRVRQP, from the coding sequence ATGACCCGCTTATTTAAGATTAGTTTAATTTTCCTCCTGACGATCGCTGTAATTATCCCGATTAGTAGTTGCGAGCTAGACCAACAAACTCAAGACATCACTCCCATTTCTGAACTATCTCCTCCTGAAAATGAAGCAGTAGCCGAGGAAATCATTAACTATCGTCGTGAACAAATGCAAGGGTTATCCGCTCATTACCGCTCTTTAGAAGCAATTATTGATGAAAATGCTCCTTTTTCCGATCAAGCTCTGATTCATGTTGAAAGTCTGATGGCAATTAACCAATTTCTTACCCAAGGGTTTCCGCCAGAAACAGCCATGGAGGAAGGAGAATGGGGAGCAAAGCCTTTAATTTGGGATGAACCAGACGAGTTCACTGCAATTGTAGTTGCCTTTCAGGATCGCCTAGCGTCTCTAAAATCAGCAATTACTGAACAGGCTTCTCAAGAAGAAGTTTCTGAGGCTTTAAATCAAGCTCGTCAGCAATGTTTGGACTGTCATCAAGTTTATCGTGTGCGACAACCATAA
- a CDS encoding Crp/Fnr family transcriptional regulator has protein sequence MSNSNLQLSTIDRFAVHTFSRRDKIPCNPNILWKIEEGAVRSFALSENRSIIPLGFWGKRDVIGQPLTYVQPCYLECLTETKVMSIESNQYWEIEPIMLAHIQQMQELLRIRHGQIRRRLECFLNWLGYKFGCLYDQKVIIELRLTHREIAEAIGTTRVTATRVLQELEEESLISYSPHNYLVLHRFSPFRCH, from the coding sequence ATGTCCAATTCTAACCTGCAGCTATCCACGATTGACCGTTTTGCCGTTCATACTTTTAGCCGACGAGACAAAATTCCCTGCAACCCAAATATTTTGTGGAAAATCGAAGAGGGGGCGGTTCGTAGTTTTGCCCTCTCTGAAAATCGCAGTATAATTCCTTTAGGCTTTTGGGGAAAACGAGATGTTATAGGACAACCTCTGACTTATGTACAACCATGTTACCTAGAATGTTTAACTGAAACAAAAGTAATGAGCATAGAATCTAATCAATATTGGGAAATTGAACCAATTATGCTTGCTCATATTCAACAAATGCAGGAACTGTTACGAATTAGACATGGGCAAATTCGTCGTCGCTTAGAATGTTTTCTCAACTGGTTGGGCTATAAATTCGGTTGTCTTTATGACCAGAAAGTGATCATTGAGCTAAGATTAACCCATCGAGAAATAGCAGAAGCTATTGGAACGACTCGCGTAACTGCAACACGAGTATTGCAAGAATTGGAAGAGGAATCCTTAATTAGCTATTCTCCTCATAACTACTTAGTGCTACATCGCTTTTCCCCTTTTCGCTGTCATTAA
- the petB gene encoding cytochrome b6: MFTKQVTDSKIYQWFDERLEVQAISDDIASKYVPPHVNIFYCLGGITLTCFLIQFATGFAMTFYYKPTVTEAFSSVQYLMTEVNFGWLIRSIHRWSASMMVLMMILHTFRVYLTGGFKKPRELTWITGVVLAVITVSFGVTGYSLPWDQIGYWAVKIVSGVPEAIPGVGPLIVELIRGGASVGQGTLTRYYSLHTFVLPWLIAVFMLLHFIMIRKQGISGPL; the protein is encoded by the coding sequence ATGTTCACAAAACAAGTAACGGATTCTAAAATTTATCAATGGTTTGACGAGCGTCTGGAAGTTCAGGCGATCTCAGATGACATTGCTAGTAAATACGTTCCGCCTCACGTTAACATCTTTTACTGTCTCGGTGGAATTACACTCACCTGCTTTTTAATTCAGTTTGCAACGGGCTTTGCAATGACCTTTTATTATAAGCCCACGGTCACCGAAGCCTTTTCTTCTGTCCAATATCTAATGACTGAGGTCAACTTTGGTTGGCTTATTCGCTCAATCCATCGCTGGTCAGCCAGCATGATGGTATTAATGATGATTCTTCATACTTTCCGAGTTTATCTCACTGGTGGCTTCAAAAAGCCTCGGGAATTAACTTGGATTACTGGAGTTGTCTTAGCCGTAATTACTGTTTCCTTTGGTGTAACCGGCTATTCTCTCCCTTGGGATCAAATTGGTTATTGGGCAGTGAAAATTGTTTCTGGTGTCCCCGAAGCTATTCCTGGGGTTGGTCCTTTAATTGTTGAATTGATCCGCGGTGGTGCAAGTGTGGGACAAGGAACACTCACCCGTTACTATAGTTTGCATACCTTCGTTTTACCCTGGTTGATTGCAGTGTTTATGCTACTGCACTTTATCATGATTCGGAAACAAGGTATTTCGGGTCCTTTATAA
- the petD gene encoding cytochrome b6-f complex subunit IV gives MSTLKKPDLSDPKLRAKLAEGMGHNYYGEPAWPNDLLYTFPIVILGTIGLCVGLAVLDPAMIGEPADPFATPLEILPEWYLYPVFQILRIVPNKLLGIAAMGAIPLGLILVPFIENVNKFQNPFRRPVATAVFLFGTVVTLWLGIGATYPLDESLTLGLF, from the coding sequence ATGTCCACCTTAAAAAAACCTGATTTAAGTGATCCCAAACTGCGGGCAAAATTAGCCGAAGGAATGGGTCATAACTACTATGGCGAACCTGCTTGGCCCAATGACCTACTTTATACATTTCCTATTGTTATTTTAGGCACAATTGGCTTGTGTGTAGGGCTAGCAGTTCTTGACCCTGCAATGATTGGCGAACCTGCTGATCCGTTTGCTACGCCGTTAGAAATTCTTCCTGAATGGTATCTTTACCCTGTTTTCCAAATTTTACGGATTGTTCCCAACAAACTGTTAGGAATTGCCGCGATGGGTGCGATTCCTTTAGGGTTAATCCTGGTTCCGTTCATTGAAAATGTCAATAAGTTCCAAAACCCTTTCCGTCGTCCTGTCGCAACTGCAGTATTCTTATTCGGTACAGTTGTGACTCTCTGGTTAGGTATTGGTGCAACTTATCCATTAGATGAATCTCTAACTTTAGGCTTGTTCTAA
- the chrA gene encoding chromate efflux transporter has product MTPRQRLKDITQLFLKLGVIGFGGPAAHIAMLEEEVVTRRGWLNRSRFLDLMGATNLVPGPNSTQMVIHVGYIHGGLFGLILSGVAFLMPAALITGILAWIYVSFGDLPQIEPLFYGIKPAVLAVILGALWKLGKKAVKSYQIFLIGVAVAILLLLGIDEVVALLLGGIGGMLLLRLRDYLAKNRIEGLIAGITMASLLPTATATETTRQPTLWNLGFFFFKVSCILFGSGYVLIAFIERELVNQYGWLTQGELLDAIAIGQFTPGPVLTTSTFIGYLVAGISGAIVSTISIFFLSFVLVGLLNPIIPKLRKSKWSSAFLDAINVSAVALMAIVTLQLAQTLFLEPLDYIAMLIFAVSAIAQFCFQIGALWLVLGGAMLGLIL; this is encoded by the coding sequence ATGACTCCAAGACAACGCTTAAAAGATATTACCCAACTTTTTCTCAAATTAGGCGTGATTGGTTTTGGAGGACCTGCTGCCCATATTGCCATGCTAGAGGAAGAAGTAGTGACACGGCGAGGGTGGCTAAATCGATCGCGCTTTCTCGATTTAATGGGGGCGACGAATTTAGTTCCTGGCCCTAATTCTACGCAAATGGTGATTCATGTCGGCTATATTCATGGGGGGCTATTCGGGTTAATTTTATCAGGGGTTGCCTTTTTAATGCCAGCAGCCCTCATTACAGGAATATTGGCTTGGATTTATGTTTCGTTTGGAGATTTGCCACAAATTGAACCCCTATTTTACGGGATTAAACCTGCCGTGTTAGCTGTGATTCTCGGCGCGTTATGGAAACTGGGAAAAAAGGCAGTTAAAAGCTATCAAATTTTTCTTATTGGTGTCGCTGTTGCCATTTTATTACTACTGGGAATAGATGAAGTAGTGGCGTTACTCCTTGGGGGAATTGGGGGAATGTTACTACTAAGATTACGGGATTATTTAGCCAAAAACCGAATTGAGGGATTAATTGCTGGAATAACCATGGCAAGTCTGCTACCGACTGCCACTGCTACAGAGACAACTAGACAACCAACTCTTTGGAATCTAGGCTTTTTTTTCTTTAAGGTGAGTTGTATTTTGTTTGGTAGTGGTTATGTGTTAATTGCTTTTATTGAACGAGAGTTAGTGAATCAATATGGCTGGCTAACCCAAGGTGAGTTATTAGACGCGATCGCGATCGGGCAATTTACCCCAGGCCCTGTGTTAACCACTTCGACTTTTATTGGTTATCTTGTTGCTGGTATTTCGGGGGCAATTGTTTCAACAATTTCTATCTTTTTCCTTTCTTTTGTATTAGTGGGACTTCTCAATCCCATTATCCCTAAATTACGAAAATCTAAATGGAGTAGTGCCTTTTTAGATGCGATTAATGTTAGTGCCGTCGCGTTAATGGCTATTGTTACTCTACAACTTGCCCAAACCTTATTTTTAGAACCTTTAGACTATATCGCAATGTTAATTTTTGCTGTCAGCGCGATCGCGCAGTTTTGCTTTCAAATTGGTGCGTTATGGCTTGTCTTAGGCGGGGCAATGTTGGGATTAATATTATAG
- a CDS encoding RNA-guided endonuclease InsQ/TnpB family protein gives MRVSYQYRLKPDKDQIAKIEKWLELLRCQYNYLLGQRFDWWETHRTAVNSCLLICHLPELSDRPTYFSQKQRLTQLKKDRPWYKEVQSQVLQDCVKRVDLAFQRWLRGDKNGKKSGKPRFKGKGRYRTILFPQVKPDCVQGDYITLPKFKTIRLIKHRPLPDGFKIKTAQVTRKADGYYLTLSLEDISVPESTIDIVPTSENTLGIDLGLKDFLVSSEGEKVEIPQFYRKGQDRLKKLQQKVSRRQKGSKRYQKAVKQLGKHHQKVARQRKDFHFNTIKSILSKGDVIAHEKLNIKGLAKTKLAKSIYDAGWGTFLSRLAVKAENAGQLTVEVNPKNTSQNCSGCGKKVPKKLSERIHNCPHCGLSIDRDQNAAINIRNLAAGISVSSKAQSRTEAQAGAPEKLRGCHLRFPQMFIRPVQPHSVGIGCG, from the coding sequence ATGCGAGTTTCCTATCAATATCGCCTCAAACCTGACAAAGACCAAATAGCCAAAATTGAGAAATGGCTAGAATTATTAAGGTGTCAATATAATTACTTGTTAGGTCAAAGGTTTGATTGGTGGGAAACTCATCGCACGGCTGTTAACTCATGCCTTTTAATCTGTCATCTCCCAGAGTTATCTGACCGTCCCACTTATTTTTCGCAAAAACAAAGGCTAACTCAACTGAAAAAGGATAGACCTTGGTACAAAGAGGTTCAGTCACAAGTCCTTCAAGATTGTGTAAAAAGAGTTGACTTAGCTTTTCAGCGTTGGCTTAGAGGGGATAAGAATGGGAAGAAATCAGGTAAGCCAAGATTTAAGGGAAAAGGACGTTATCGAACAATTCTTTTTCCACAAGTCAAACCTGATTGCGTTCAAGGTGATTACATCACCTTACCTAAGTTTAAGACAATTCGGTTGATTAAACATCGTCCTCTACCCGATGGGTTCAAGATTAAAACCGCTCAGGTAACAAGGAAAGCTGATGGTTACTACTTAACGCTTTCTCTAGAAGATATCTCAGTTCCAGAGTCAACCATTGACATTGTTCCCACCTCAGAAAATACGTTGGGAATTGATCTGGGATTGAAGGACTTTTTGGTGAGTTCTGAAGGTGAAAAAGTAGAAATTCCTCAGTTTTATCGAAAAGGACAAGATAGACTCAAAAAGCTACAGCAGAAGGTTTCTCGTCGTCAGAAAGGAAGTAAACGCTATCAAAAAGCAGTCAAGCAACTAGGAAAACACCATCAGAAGGTTGCTAGACAGAGAAAAGATTTTCACTTTAACACCATTAAATCAATTCTCAGCAAAGGAGATGTAATTGCCCATGAAAAACTCAACATTAAGGGACTTGCCAAAACCAAACTAGCCAAATCCATCTATGATGCTGGTTGGGGGACATTTCTAAGCAGGTTAGCTGTCAAAGCCGAGAATGCTGGGCAGTTAACGGTAGAAGTTAATCCCAAAAATACATCACAAAATTGCTCAGGCTGTGGCAAGAAAGTTCCGAAGAAGCTATCAGAAAGAATCCATAATTGTCCTCATTGTGGTCTTTCTATAGATCGAGATCAAAACGCAGCCATAAATATAAGAAATTTGGCGGCAGGGATTTCCGTCAGTAGTAAAGCTCAGTCACGAACCGAAGCGCAAGCTGGTGCTCCTGAGAAGCTGAGGGGCTGTCATCTGAGGTTTCCTCAGATGTTTATACGCCCCGTCCAACCACATTCCGTAGGAATTGGTTGTGGGTAA
- a CDS encoding Sll0314/Alr1548 family TPR repeat-containing protein, protein MKSLLSHVKKGSVATVAGLLLVININPAFAGDPFRTSNPRSISDNTEAAFEAMFKDGNYNEARTILGQVGNDADPLAYALMASLAYTNEEWEEVKRAADQTTAAAQRIGDDDPLRRELYLAVGHFLEGSYLYQVRGPFQVMRKVQQVFHHLDAAERHDSSDPELNLVKGYMDLMLAVNLPFINIDSAIAQFQNNAAPSYLVDRGLAVAYRDLERYDRAHDAVKKAISATPDNPEIHYLKGQILYHRGQEAKDTDLLQKAVKHFDEAIARSDQLPESVSGPFERERRLAQELLEEYQTAQR, encoded by the coding sequence ATGAAAAGTTTACTGTCTCATGTTAAAAAGGGTAGTGTTGCTACCGTTGCTGGCTTGCTTCTTGTCATCAATATTAACCCAGCGTTTGCCGGGGATCCCTTTCGGACGAGTAACCCCCGTTCTATTAGCGATAACACAGAAGCTGCGTTTGAAGCCATGTTTAAAGATGGTAACTATAACGAAGCTAGAACCATATTGGGACAAGTTGGAAATGATGCTGATCCCCTAGCTTATGCTTTAATGGCTTCTCTGGCTTATACGAATGAAGAGTGGGAAGAGGTGAAAAGAGCAGCGGATCAAACAACAGCAGCAGCGCAAAGAATTGGCGATGATGATCCCCTACGTAGGGAATTATATTTAGCGGTTGGTCATTTTTTAGAGGGGAGTTATCTGTATCAAGTCCGAGGTCCTTTTCAAGTTATGCGGAAAGTCCAACAAGTATTTCACCATTTAGATGCAGCAGAAAGACATGATTCTAGTGACCCTGAGTTGAATTTGGTGAAAGGGTATATGGATTTAATGCTGGCAGTTAATTTGCCCTTTATCAACATTGATAGCGCGATCGCGCAGTTTCAGAATAACGCCGCTCCTAGTTATTTAGTAGATCGCGGATTAGCAGTTGCTTATCGGGACTTAGAAAGATATGATCGAGCCCATGATGCAGTAAAAAAAGCCATTAGCGCCACGCCTGATAATCCTGAAATTCATTATCTTAAGGGACAAATTCTGTATCATCGAGGACAGGAAGCCAAAGATACTGACTTATTACAAAAAGCAGTGAAACACTTTGATGAAGCGATCGCGCGATCGGATCAGCTTCCCGAATCTGTAAGTGGTCCTTTTGAAAGAGAACGCCGGCTTGCCCAAGAACTTTTAGAGGAGTACCAAACCGCGCAACGTTAG
- a CDS encoding ABC transporter ATP-binding protein gives MLQLNQISYHPAATPQPILRDINLKLPPQQLGLIIGPSGSGKSTLLEILSGLAEHTSGEIYWGNQSLISYNLQEIAGLVFQFPERHFCGNTILEELRFGHPELSMNQVKDALAEVGLDHLSFSTSPNALSGGQQRRLALAVQLIRSPNILMLDEPTAGLDWSMRGQLAKLLVKLKEHWTLLVVTHDAKELTPVADNCWHIQNGQLSEVEM, from the coding sequence ATGTTACAACTAAACCAAATTAGTTATCACCCTGCAGCAACGCCACAGCCAATTTTAAGAGATATTAACCTGAAACTTCCGCCGCAACAACTAGGATTAATTATTGGCCCCAGTGGGTCTGGAAAAAGTACCCTCCTTGAAATTTTATCTGGTTTAGCCGAACACACTTCAGGGGAAATTTACTGGGGCAACCAAAGTCTAATATCCTATAATTTACAAGAAATTGCAGGCTTAGTGTTCCAGTTTCCAGAACGTCATTTTTGCGGTAATACAATTCTAGAAGAATTACGCTTTGGTCATCCTGAATTGAGTATGAACCAAGTTAAGGATGCGTTAGCAGAAGTGGGATTAGATCATCTCTCTTTTAGCACCTCTCCTAATGCCCTTAGCGGTGGGCAACAAAGGCGATTAGCCTTAGCGGTTCAATTAATCCGTAGCCCCAATATTCTGATGTTAGACGAACCCACAGCTGGTTTAGATTGGTCCATGCGCGGTCAACTTGCGAAGTTATTAGTCAAACTGAAGGAACATTGGACATTATTAGTGGTCACTCACGATGCCAAAGAATTAACCCCTGTTGCTGATAACTGTTGGCATATTCAAAATGGGCAACTATCCGAGGTTGAAATGTGA
- the map gene encoding type I methionyl aminopeptidase, producing the protein MGSERITLLSSREIDKMREAGRLAAALLDHLEPLVKPGVSTLELNDEAERWTQAHGATSAPLGYHGFPKSICTSVNEVICHGIPNEKQILKDGDIINIDVTPILDGYHGDTSRMFMVGTPPPNAQKLVETTKECLMRGIKAVEPGGRIGDIGAAIQEYAEAQGFSVVRDFVGHGINRVFHTAPQVFHYGTRGKGKRIRPGMVFTIEPMINEGTHEAKMLPDKWTAVTKDGKLSAQFEHTIAVTKEGVEILTLPER; encoded by the coding sequence ATGGGAAGCGAAAGGATTACTCTTTTATCGAGTCGAGAAATCGACAAAATGCGCGAAGCAGGTCGTTTAGCGGCTGCCCTTTTAGATCACTTAGAACCTCTTGTTAAACCGGGAGTTAGTACCCTAGAACTGAACGATGAAGCAGAACGTTGGACACAAGCCCATGGGGCAACCAGTGCGCCTTTAGGCTATCATGGCTTTCCCAAGTCTATTTGTACCAGTGTCAATGAAGTAATTTGTCATGGTATCCCCAATGAAAAGCAAATTCTCAAAGATGGGGATATTATTAACATTGATGTTACCCCAATTTTAGATGGCTATCATGGGGATACTTCGCGGATGTTTATGGTGGGAACGCCCCCTCCCAATGCACAAAAGCTGGTTGAAACGACCAAAGAATGTTTAATGCGGGGAATTAAGGCAGTTGAACCAGGGGGAAGAATTGGTGATATTGGGGCAGCGATTCAAGAATATGCTGAAGCCCAAGGCTTTTCTGTCGTTAGAGATTTTGTGGGACATGGCATTAACCGTGTCTTTCACACTGCGCCACAGGTTTTCCATTATGGCACGCGAGGAAAAGGAAAACGGATTCGCCCTGGAATGGTCTTTACAATTGAGCCCATGATTAATGAGGGAACTCACGAAGCAAAAATGTTACCTGATAAATGGACAGCGGTTACTAAAGATGGCAAACTTTCGGCACAATTTGAACATACCATTGCGGTAACTAAAGAGGGAGTAGAAATTTTAACCTTACCCGAAAGATAG
- the fmt gene encoding methionyl-tRNA formyltransferase: protein MKVVFFGTPNFAIPTLEALIQDSEIEVLAVVTQPDKPKGRGKKLIPSPVKEMATSNNIPVLQPKRVKKDQATLQQLREMEADAFVVTAYGQILSAEILEMPRLGCINVHGSILPQYRGAAPIQWSLYNGEAEVGVTTMLMDTGMDTGAMLLTASTPVSLLDNAETVGERLANIGGELLVTTLWQWDQGNIEATPQNEAEATYAPLIGKQDYELDWSKSAIALHNQIRGFYPSCTTSLRGEPLKILATIPLGEPYWSELPPDYKSLQEKWDNLTLQTGEAGEIVAVIKKWGAVVQTGEGFLLLSQVQRSGKRPQSGWDFVNGMRLTVGEKLSFG, encoded by the coding sequence ATGAAAGTTGTTTTTTTTGGCACACCTAATTTTGCGATTCCCACCCTTGAAGCCTTAATTCAAGACTCAGAAATTGAGGTTTTAGCTGTGGTAACTCAGCCAGATAAACCAAAAGGGAGAGGGAAAAAATTGATTCCTTCTCCTGTTAAGGAAATGGCAACTAGCAATAACATTCCTGTTTTACAACCGAAGCGAGTCAAGAAAGATCAAGCCACCTTACAGCAACTACGAGAAATGGAGGCTGATGCGTTTGTGGTAACAGCCTATGGGCAAATTCTCTCAGCAGAAATTTTAGAAATGCCTCGTCTTGGTTGTATTAATGTTCATGGCTCAATTTTACCCCAATATCGTGGGGCTGCCCCCATTCAGTGGAGTTTATATAACGGAGAAGCTGAAGTGGGGGTGACAACGATGTTGATGGATACGGGGATGGATACGGGCGCGATGTTATTAACTGCCTCAACGCCTGTGTCTCTGTTGGATAATGCAGAAACAGTCGGGGAAAGATTAGCTAATATTGGGGGAGAGTTATTAGTTACAACCCTTTGGCAATGGGATCAGGGAAATATTGAAGCAACTCCCCAAAATGAGGCAGAAGCCACTTATGCGCCCTTAATTGGCAAGCAGGATTATGAGTTAGATTGGTCAAAAAGCGCGATCGCGCTCCATAATCAAATTCGAGGCTTTTATCCTTCTTGTACTACCTCTTTACGCGGTGAACCGTTAAAAATTCTTGCCACCATTCCCCTAGGTGAACCTTACTGGTCAGAACTTCCCCCTGATTATAAGTCCTTACAAGAAAAATGGGACAATCTCACCCTCCAAACAGGAGAAGCAGGAGAAATTGTCGCAGTAATAAAAAAATGGGGGGCTGTTGTACAAACTGGAGAAGGTTTCCTGTTACTCTCACAAGTACAACGTTCTGGTAAACGCCCCCAGTCAGGTTGGGATTTTGTTAATGGAATGCGCTTAACTGTGGGAGAAAAACTATCTTTCGGGTAA
- a CDS encoding type II toxin-antitoxin system RelE/ParE family toxin, producing the protein MIRNFKDKETEKIFNRRKSRKLPSEIQQVALRKLRMLNRAETLQDLRVPPANRLERLTGDRQNQYSIRVNNQWRICFKWEEGNAIDVEIVDYH; encoded by the coding sequence GTGATCCGAAACTTTAAGGATAAAGAAACAGAAAAAATATTTAATCGTCGTAAGTCGCGTAAATTGCCATCCGAGATTCAACAAGTAGCCCTCCGAAAGCTAAGAATGTTGAACCGCGCAGAAACACTTCAAGACTTACGAGTTCCACCAGCAAATCGTTTAGAACGCTTAACTGGTGATCGCCAAAACCAATATAGCATCCGAGTTAATAACCAGTGGCGAATTTGCTTTAAATGGGAAGAAGGTAATGCTATAGATGTAGAAATTGTTGATTATCATTGA
- a CDS encoding HigA family addiction module antitoxin codes for MKEDKLYAVHPGEVLLEEFLKPMNLNPSEVALALNIPTQQMKDIVNHKQGITADVALRLAYFFNMSPRFWLGLQMDYDLDIVEDRIGEQLKKEITVRSFHSHES; via the coding sequence ATGAAAGAAGATAAATTGTATGCTGTCCATCCTGGGGAAGTTTTATTGGAAGAATTCTTAAAGCCAATGAATCTTAATCCTAGTGAAGTTGCTTTGGCGTTAAACATTCCAACTCAGCAGATGAAAGATATTGTTAATCATAAACAGGGAATAACAGCCGATGTCGCCTTGCGGTTAGCTTATTTTTTCAATATGTCACCTCGCTTTTGGCTAGGATTACAAATGGATTACGATTTAGATATAGTGGAGGATCGAATAGGAGAACAATTGAAAAAAGAAATAACGGTTCGCAGCTTCCACTCCCATGAATCATAA
- a CDS encoding carbon dioxide-concentrating mechanism protein CcmK produces the protein MSLDAVGSLETRGFPGVLAAADAMVKTGRVTLVGYIRAGSARFTIIIRGDVSEVKTAMDAGIHAVDKAYGGVLETWVIIPRPHENVECVLPIAYSENVERFRETTERPLIGSSQNQS, from the coding sequence ATGTCTCTAGATGCGGTTGGTAGTCTTGAAACGAGAGGATTTCCGGGAGTTTTGGCGGCAGCAGATGCCATGGTCAAAACAGGAAGAGTAACGTTAGTAGGATATATTCGAGCTGGTAGTGCGCGGTTTACGATTATTATTCGCGGTGATGTCTCAGAAGTGAAAACAGCTATGGATGCAGGGATTCATGCTGTTGATAAAGCCTATGGCGGTGTTTTAGAAACTTGGGTCATTATTCCCCGTCCCCACGAAAATGTGGAATGTGTGTTACCCATTGCTTATAGTGAAAATGTGGAACGTTTCCGAGAAACAACTGAACGCCCGCTAATTGGTTCGTCTCAAAATCAATCGTAG
- a CDS encoding BMC domain-containing protein: protein MPVAVGVIQTDGFPPVLAAADAMVKAASVTLVSFDKAERGQFFVAVRGVVSEVERSMEAGIEAAEKQAYNGKVLTHYMIPNPPDNLEAVMPIAYSDEVEQFRV from the coding sequence ATGCCAGTTGCTGTGGGAGTAATACAAACTGATGGGTTTCCGCCTGTTTTAGCGGCAGCGGATGCGATGGTGAAAGCAGCTTCCGTTACCCTCGTTTCTTTCGATAAAGCCGAACGGGGTCAATTTTTTGTGGCTGTGCGTGGAGTAGTTTCGGAAGTGGAACGTTCTATGGAAGCAGGGATTGAAGCAGCGGAAAAACAAGCCTACAACGGAAAAGTGCTTACTCATTACATGATTCCCAATCCCCCTGATAATTTAGAAGCAGTGATGCCCATTGCTTATAGTGACGAAGTAGAACAATTTAGAGTTTAA